A window of Bactrocera dorsalis isolate Fly_Bdor chromosome 4, ASM2337382v1, whole genome shotgun sequence genomic DNA:
TTCTCCTCTTGCTCCTTCTCGCGATCCAGCAGCTCCAATTGCTCAAAGATGTTCTTCGGACGTGGATGTGTACTTGGCTTGGTTGAATTTTTCGccgcataaacaacaacaaattgcgaAAACGCCGAATCGGCCGGCGTATTTATATCGGCAAAGTCACGGAAATCGGCAAATTGCTCTTCGGGGTAAGTATACTTCTGCACGAATTCCTCGTTCGAGGGGCGTCCGTGTCCATTAGCATCACCGTAGTATTGATTGAAATCGCTATTATCATCGGTGTGATAAGGCATTTCCTCCTCGGGGTAGAAAGTGCCGCCGCGCAGCACGCCAAAGTCGCCGGAACCTAAAATAGTGGGATCAAAGCTGCGTTGTGTTGGACCTAGTGGCACCTGTTCGGGATGTGGCGCTGCGAATTTCGGTATCACTGGGCTGTCGGGTATGGGGAAGTAGGGGCGTGAATGGCCCAGTGGTGGCGCCTCACGGAAGAAAGGTGGGTAGTAGTTTTGTGCAGCTTGTGTGTGTGAGTCAACAGGCGTTGGCTGTGGTGCATTGGGGTGTACATCCGAACGTGCCACGACATGAGGATTGGGTGGTAATGGGCGGAACTGGTAGGTGGGTGGTACGTGGAATTGCTGTTCCTGTGAGCGCAAAACGGTAACTGGGGTGAAGTCATTCGGTTCCATTAGCATATCAGCATCCTCTTCGGGGAATTCAGCTGTTAGGGAGAAAAGAGAAAGGCATATTTGAATGAATGTTGAAAATTGATATTCGGCATTATgaaagaatttaattacaagacttttacaaatatatatgcaatTATCTACTCTAAGCCACTTTTAAAACACATTTGCTTGAAAAAAAGTCGGATTTGTGGATTTATCGCTTCTGGCACACCGCCTCATCAATTCTTCTCAATTTTGGAATTGGAAAAACTTTCACCACTTGTCTTCATTTATCTTCTTATGCTTTTGTTTAACGCTCTGACTTCGTTAACAATggattaatttatataaatgtgaGCACGAAGCCAGCAGCGACCAATCTATAGACCTTTCTTCTGCTGATATGGCTGCGCAGCATTGCCATTGAAtcgcaataaatattaataaagcgACAACGGTAGTTTATGTACCAAAAtgtaaaacatttaaaacaagaaaagaaaaaaatcttgaaCCTCAAAAACCTGTATTGATAATAACCAGCGAGAGAGTGTTGACAAAAGCCATGCAATGACCGAGCAATACGGTGAAAGCGTTGCAACGACCAAAAGGCTGCGACAACCCACATATTATGGTTTGTGGCAATTGAAAGTCAGCGGTAGATCGCTGTCAGCAGGAATTTGGTGCAAAACTTGATTTTTCAGTTAGCGAGTTACGAGCGTTGCGAACTTTTTGCGCTTTTCCTTGTCTGTATTGCTTGTAGCGGGCCAGCGAACAGTAGCGCCAAactcatacgtacatatataaataaatttatgcattACTTGTTCACAATAGCAGTTCATGTTATCTATGGCTTTTGCTCTTTTTAGTGTCCCCAAGACAAGATCGTGGTCAAGTGGCATGTTTAAATTGCTCACAGTAAGCGCCCGCCCTCCGTGGAATAATGATATTGCACTTTTTAATTACATGTAAATATAATCGCTTCCAGGTAGTAGCGGCAAGTACgagggttgccttttatatttcgggattagagaacaaaGACAAAGATTAATCATTGAATAACGCTTTATTGTTtgtcaaaatattctccattaagatctagCTTTTGCATGCTTTGGAGGAAAATGCCGAAGCAATTTGAGGCATCTCCAAATCATGCGATCTAAACGTCTCAACATAACTAAATAACTTATGGGCATACATTTTCGTCTTTTGAATCTAGTATTTTTTGAACAAAGTGCGTAGGTTGAATCCTTAGGCTTTTCTGGGTGAACCGTGAAAGCTTACTTGAAGTTTTCTCTGACCAATTTCTGTGATATTCCAAAGGAATTTTGAGTTGACCGGATCACTGTTTCGCTCACAATAAAGCCAGAAAGAGTTTATCTCATTCCTCAAATACGTCATGAAAAAGAGTCTTAGTTTGAAGCAGACCACATTTATGCCACATTATAACATTAATTCATCTGAGATTTTATAAACGTCATATGTTTTACATAAGAAGTTCTCTAAAACTTAAACAATATTTGGTGAAAGGATTAATGGAACCGAAACCTTACCATAAAGGGTAGGTAAATTAAGATGTTGATCATAACGGGGTCTCACTTCGACAGATTATAAGACACTCACAAATAGACAAAGTGCTTTGAGCCTAATACAAATTGGATAAGACGGCTAACATGAGTTTTGGCTATGGCTCATCGTTCAACAAAGGTAAGATTGCTGAGATTTTTCGACTTCAGTTTtgcaaataacgggtgatttttttgaggttaggattttcatgcattagtatttgacagatcacgtgggatttcagacatggtgtcaaagagaaagatgctcagtatgctttgacatttcatcatgaatagacttactaacgagcaacgcttgcaaatcattgaattttattaccaaaatcagtgttcggttcgaaatgtggttcgcgcgacaaattttgttcagcgatgaggctcatttctggttgaatggctacgtaaataagcaaaattgccgcatttggggtgaagagcaaccagaagccgttcaagaactgcccatgcatcccgaaaaatgcactgtttggtgtggtttgtacgctggtggaatcattggaccgtattttttcaaagatgctgttggacgcaacgttacggtgaatggcgatcgctatcgttcgatgctaacaaactttttgttgccaaaaatggaagaactgaacttggttgacatgtggtttcaacaagatggcgctacatgccacacagctcgcgattctatggccattttgagggaaaacttcggacaacaattcatctcaagaaatggacccgtaagttggccaccaagatcatgcgatttaacgcctttagactattttttgtggggctacgtcaagtctaaagtctacagaaataagccagcaactattccagctttggaagacaacatttccgaagaaattcgggctattccggccgaaatgctcgaaaaagttgcccaaaattggactttccgaatggaccacctaagacgcagccgcggtcaacatttaaatgaaattatcttcaaaaagtaaatgtcatgaaccaatctaacgtttcaaataaagaaccgatgagattttgcaaattttatgcgtttttttttaaaaaaaaagttatcaagctcttaaaaaatcaccctatacaatgGAGGGAAAAGTGTCTGTATGTTTCCTCGTCACCTTCGTacaggttaggttagatggctgatcaaagatcgcacgtgg
This region includes:
- the LOC105223234 gene encoding uncharacterized protein LOC105223234 — translated: MAFQKQRFIIGLCLLLLHSAVTVTSSKADVKEAVKEAQDDAKKAEFPEEDADMLMEPNDFTPVTVLRSQEQQFHVPPTYQFRPLPPNPHVVARSDVHPNAPQPTPVDSHTQAAQNYYPPFFREAPPLGHSRPYFPIPDSPVIPKFAAPHPEQVPLGPTQRSFDPTILGSGDFGVLRGGTFYPEEEMPYHTDDNSDFNQYYGDANGHGRPSNEEFVQKYTYPEEQFADFRDFADINTPADSAFSQFVVVYAAKNSTKPSTHPRPKNIFEQLELLDREKEQEEKEEKKRRASKSKSKLSKTKLQKKYKKKTSPKDLDYEPLLALS